One Halalkalicoccus sp. NIPERK01 genomic region harbors:
- a CDS encoding acyl-CoA dehydrogenase family protein codes for MELTSEQRAIRDVVREFATEELRPRAAEADRTQTFPEEVWDGLADLDLTGLTVPEAYGGFESDRTTYSLVNEELAYGHLSVATALSVHCLATSCIAEFGSDDLKERWLPEMVAGRPVGAFALSEPEAGSNPAEMSTRAERDGEEYVIDGKKQWITNGSRAGVVILFAKTGEGEVTQFLVPADSEGLDVGKKEEKLGLRASDTTALLFDGVRIPAENRLTEEGRGLSAALSTLTGGRIGIASQAVGLAQAAMDDALAYAGEREQFGGPIGDIQTIQHKLADMETKLRAARLLTREAARKEDAGEDPRMDASVAKYFASEAAMEITNEAVQIHGGAGYTTDFDVERYYRDARITTIYEGTSQIQKSVIARELLK; via the coding sequence ATGGAACTCACGTCGGAGCAGCGTGCGATCCGGGACGTGGTCCGGGAGTTCGCCACGGAGGAGCTACGGCCCCGAGCGGCCGAGGCCGACCGCACCCAGACGTTCCCCGAGGAGGTCTGGGACGGACTGGCGGACCTCGACCTGACCGGTCTTACTGTGCCCGAGGCCTACGGCGGGTTCGAGTCCGACAGGACGACCTACAGCCTCGTCAACGAGGAACTCGCCTACGGCCACCTCTCGGTGGCCACCGCCCTCTCGGTCCACTGTCTGGCCACCTCGTGTATCGCGGAGTTCGGGAGCGACGACCTGAAGGAACGGTGGCTCCCCGAGATGGTCGCGGGGCGGCCCGTCGGTGCCTTCGCCCTCTCGGAACCCGAGGCGGGGTCGAACCCCGCGGAGATGTCGACTCGGGCCGAGCGCGACGGCGAGGAGTACGTCATCGACGGGAAGAAACAGTGGATCACGAACGGTTCGCGCGCGGGCGTCGTGATCCTCTTCGCGAAGACGGGCGAGGGCGAGGTGACGCAGTTCCTCGTGCCCGCCGACAGCGAGGGCCTCGACGTAGGGAAGAAGGAGGAGAAACTCGGATTGCGCGCGAGCGACACCACCGCCCTGTTGTTCGACGGCGTGCGGATCCCAGCGGAGAACCGCCTCACCGAGGAGGGGCGCGGGCTGAGCGCCGCCCTCTCGACCCTGACCGGCGGGCGGATCGGGATCGCGAGTCAGGCGGTCGGACTGGCGCAGGCCGCGATGGACGACGCGCTCGCCTACGCGGGGGAGCGCGAGCAGTTCGGCGGGCCCATCGGCGACATCCAGACGATCCAGCACAAGCTCGCCGACATGGAGACGAAGCTCCGGGCCGCCCGCCTCCTGACGCGCGAGGCCGCCCGCAAGGAGGACGCGGGCGAGGACCCACGGATGGACGCGAGCGTCGCCAAGTACTTCGCGAGCGAGGCGGCCATGGAGATCACGAACGAGGCCGTCCAGATCCACGGCGGGGCGGGATATACCACCGATTTCGACGTGGAGCGCTACTACCGGGACGCGCGGATCACGACGATCTACGAGGGGACGAGCCAGATCCAGAAGAGCGTGATCGCCCGTGAACTGTTGAAATAG
- a CDS encoding HAD family hydrolase, protein MTGGPRRIDDGWEAIIYDLDGTLVDLAVDWDEVATAVVGTFAKRGIDTSGNLWDLLERASRADLRGHVEEIISEYEREGARYSERLPLAEQVIEEERPIAVCSLNCEEACRIALATHGLEEHVDAVIGRDSAAKPKPDPGPLEAAAAALEVPPERTVFVGDTDRDAITAERAGTGFLYVRDLF, encoded by the coding sequence ATGACTGGCGGGCCACGCCGGATCGACGACGGGTGGGAGGCGATCATCTACGACCTCGACGGCACCCTCGTCGATCTGGCGGTCGACTGGGACGAGGTCGCGACCGCGGTGGTGGGAACGTTCGCGAAACGGGGGATCGACACGAGCGGAAACCTCTGGGACCTGCTCGAACGCGCCTCGCGGGCGGACCTGCGCGGGCACGTCGAGGAGATCATCTCGGAGTACGAACGCGAGGGGGCCCGATACTCCGAGCGGTTGCCCCTCGCGGAGCAAGTGATCGAGGAGGAGCGCCCGATCGCGGTCTGCTCGCTCAACTGCGAGGAGGCGTGTCGGATCGCGCTCGCCACCCACGGCCTCGAGGAACACGTCGACGCGGTGATCGGGCGGGACTCGGCCGCGAAGCCGAAACCCGACCCCGGGCCGCTCGAGGCGGCCGCGGCGGCGCTCGAGGTGCCGCCCGAACGGACGGTGTTCGTCGGCGACACCGACCGGGACGCGATCACCGCCGAACGCGCCGGGACGGGCTTTCTGTACGTCCGTGACCTGTTCTAG
- a CDS encoding DUF5822 domain-containing protein produces MPTPVERHDPEGVDYAWVMQVTFVLTIVVGAPVVALLSTATVLPTWGDRLKFTVRVGSVVWIAIGLTTFLYARRRAERERV; encoded by the coding sequence GTGCCAACCCCCGTCGAACGCCACGACCCCGAGGGGGTCGACTACGCGTGGGTCATGCAGGTCACGTTCGTGCTCACTATCGTCGTCGGCGCACCCGTGGTCGCGCTGCTCTCTACCGCGACCGTGTTGCCGACGTGGGGCGACCGCCTCAAGTTCACCGTCCGAGTGGGGTCGGTCGTCTGGATCGCCATCGGCCTCACGACGTTCCTCTACGCGCGCAGACGGGCGGAGCGAGAGCGCGTCTAG
- the panB gene encoding 3-methyl-2-oxobutanoate hydroxymethyltransferase, translating to MPTVADIRAANETITMLTAYDAPTAELVERAGIDVILVGDSMGNAVLGHDSTLPVTIEEVASRTAAVSRVTDEALVVADMPFLSFGVDEAESIENAGRMVKEAGADAVKLESGPHTVGLTERLVELGIPVMAHLGLTPQRVNQIGGYGRQGTTREAAAEIVDLARAHEEAGAFSLVLEHVPANLAAGITEALDVPTIGIGAGPDCDGQVLVITDVIGLGDWSPPFSKQFGDVRGEIESAVGKYKEAVESGEFPAEEHSETVEEIDDVY from the coding sequence ATGCCGACTGTCGCGGACATTCGCGCGGCCAACGAGACGATCACGATGCTCACCGCCTACGACGCCCCGACCGCCGAACTCGTCGAGCGGGCGGGCATCGACGTGATCCTCGTCGGCGACAGCATGGGAAACGCCGTCCTGGGCCACGACTCGACGCTCCCCGTGACTATCGAGGAGGTCGCGAGCAGGACGGCAGCCGTCTCCCGCGTGACCGACGAGGCGCTGGTCGTCGCGGACATGCCGTTTCTCTCCTTCGGGGTCGACGAGGCCGAGAGCATCGAGAACGCTGGGCGGATGGTGAAGGAGGCGGGCGCGGACGCCGTCAAACTCGAGAGCGGCCCCCACACCGTCGGGTTGACCGAACGGCTCGTCGAGTTGGGGATCCCGGTGATGGCCCACCTCGGGCTCACCCCCCAGCGCGTCAACCAGATCGGCGGCTACGGCCGCCAGGGGACCACGAGGGAGGCCGCCGCGGAGATCGTGGACCTCGCGCGCGCCCACGAGGAGGCCGGCGCCTTCTCGCTGGTGCTCGAACACGTCCCCGCGAACCTCGCCGCGGGGATCACGGAAGCGCTCGACGTCCCGACGATCGGGATCGGTGCGGGTCCCGACTGTGACGGGCAGGTCCTCGTCATCACCGACGTGATCGGTCTCGGCGACTGGTCGCCGCCCTTCTCGAAGCAGTTCGGCGACGTTCGCGGCGAGATCGAATCGGCCGTCGGGAAGTACAAGGAGGCCGTCGAGAGCGGCGAGTTTCCCGCCGAGGAGCACTCGGAGACGGTCGAGGAGATCGACGACGTCTACTGA
- a CDS encoding alpha/beta fold hydrolase, whose translation METVSHHGRETTYERHDRGGEGPAMLCVHGSGGERGVWKSQARMADERPVVALDLSGHGDSDDIDADPGFSTLSAYADDVIAVAEETGSGVLVGNSLGGAVSLHVALYREFEPDALVLVGTGARLAVLEDLLAWLADDFERAVDFLHEPERLFYDADDDLVALSREAMRSCGRAVVERDFLSCHTFDVRGDLDRIDVPALAVCGEHDRLTPPNYHAYLAEEMPDCEFETIDEAAHLAMLERPAAFNEVVSEFLGRAQ comes from the coding sequence ATGGAGACCGTCTCGCACCACGGCCGGGAGACCACCTACGAACGCCACGACCGAGGCGGCGAAGGGCCGGCGATGCTCTGTGTTCACGGCAGCGGCGGCGAACGCGGCGTCTGGAAGTCCCAGGCCAGGATGGCCGACGAGCGACCCGTCGTCGCGCTCGACCTCTCGGGCCACGGCGACAGCGACGACATCGACGCCGACCCGGGTTTCAGTACCCTCTCGGCGTACGCCGACGACGTGATCGCCGTGGCCGAGGAGACGGGGTCGGGAGTCCTCGTCGGCAACTCGCTGGGCGGGGCCGTCTCCCTCCACGTCGCCCTCTACCGCGAGTTCGAACCCGACGCGCTGGTCCTCGTCGGCACCGGCGCGCGACTCGCGGTCCTCGAGGACCTCCTCGCGTGGCTCGCCGACGACTTCGAGCGCGCCGTCGACTTCCTCCACGAACCCGAACGGCTCTTTTACGACGCCGACGACGACCTCGTCGCGCTCTCGCGGGAGGCGATGCGGTCCTGTGGGAGGGCGGTCGTCGAGCGTGACTTCCTGAGCTGTCACACCTTCGACGTGCGCGGCGACCTCGACCGGATCGACGTCCCGGCACTCGCGGTCTGTGGCGAACACGACCGGCTCACGCCTCCCAACTATCACGCGTATCTGGCCGAGGAGATGCCCGACTGCGAGTTCGAAACGATCGACGAGGCGGCGCATCTGGCGATGCTCGAACGACCGGCGGCGTTCAACGAGGTCGTCTCGGAGTTCCTCGGTCGCGCTCAGTAG
- a CDS encoding Hsp20/alpha crystallin family protein produces MTPQHITDGRDTLVRRYEYDDEAVIAIDLGSEASDASVDVVDDTAIVVVETAEGERQEEFDLPSEGARAFIKNGVLTIEVES; encoded by the coding sequence ATGACCCCACAGCACATCACGGACGGGCGCGACACCCTGGTTCGCCGCTACGAGTACGACGACGAGGCCGTGATCGCGATCGACCTCGGCAGCGAGGCGAGCGACGCGAGCGTCGACGTCGTCGACGACACCGCGATCGTCGTCGTCGAGACGGCGGAGGGCGAACGCCAGGAGGAGTTCGACCTTCCGAGCGAGGGAGCACGAGCGTTTATCAAAAACGGCGTCCTTACCATCGAGGTAGAGTCATGA
- a CDS encoding CDC48 family AAA ATPase — MSAKLTVKPLKQKDAGRGLAAVDRASMQELELENGDYILIGGSGGERAVARVWPGYPEDDGRGVIRIDGRLRQEANVGIDDRATVEKADVKPATEITIATPQNLRIQGNIGPLVRDRLSGQAVTQGQTVRVGFGIGPMSGGGREIPLKIADTSPSGTVVVTDGTEITISEKPAEQIREGAGGVPGGSPSVTYEDIGGLDRELEQVREMIELPMRHPELFQQLGIEPPKGVLLHGPPGTGKTLMAKAVANEIDASFHTISGPEIMSKYYGESEEQLREMFEEAEENAPAIVFIDEIDSIAPKRGETSGDVERRVVAQLLSLMDGLEERGQVIVIGATNRVDAIDPALRRGGRFDREIEIGVPDKEGRREILQVHTRGMPLADGVDLERYAENTHGFVGADIATLAREAAMNALRRIRPELDLESEEIDADVLDALRVTEEDFKQARKGIEPSALREVFVEVPDTSWEQVGGLEDTKERLRETIQWPLEYPEVFEAMDLDAAKGVLLYGPPGTGKTLLAKAVANEAESNFISIKGPELLNKFVGESEKGVREVFSKARENAPTVIFFDEIDSIAGERGRHSGDSGVGERMVSQLLTELDGLEELEDVVVIATTNRPDLIDSALLRPGRLDRHVHVPVPDEAARRAIFEVHTREKPLADDVDLDELAAETEGYVGADIEAVSREASMAATREFITSVDPEETLDSVGNVRVSREHFERALEEVNPSVTPETRERYAEIEERFDRGGAELEEQEVSRTFQ, encoded by the coding sequence ATGAGCGCGAAACTCACCGTCAAACCGCTGAAGCAGAAGGACGCGGGTCGCGGGCTCGCGGCCGTCGACCGCGCGTCGATGCAGGAGCTCGAACTGGAGAACGGTGATTACATCCTGATCGGGGGATCGGGCGGCGAGCGCGCCGTCGCGCGGGTCTGGCCGGGCTACCCCGAGGACGACGGCCGCGGCGTGATCCGCATCGACGGCCGACTCCGACAGGAGGCCAACGTCGGGATCGACGACCGCGCGACCGTCGAGAAGGCAGACGTCAAGCCCGCGACCGAGATCACCATCGCCACGCCGCAGAACCTCCGCATCCAGGGCAACATCGGCCCGCTCGTCCGGGACCGCCTGAGCGGGCAGGCGGTCACGCAGGGCCAGACCGTCCGAGTGGGCTTCGGGATCGGCCCGATGTCCGGCGGCGGTCGCGAGATCCCGCTGAAGATCGCCGATACCTCGCCGTCGGGCACGGTGGTCGTCACCGACGGGACGGAGATCACGATCAGCGAGAAGCCCGCCGAACAGATCCGTGAGGGCGCGGGCGGCGTCCCCGGCGGGTCGCCCAGCGTCACCTACGAGGACATCGGCGGCCTCGATCGGGAGCTCGAACAGGTCCGAGAGATGATCGAGCTGCCGATGCGCCACCCCGAACTGTTCCAGCAGTTGGGGATCGAGCCGCCGAAGGGCGTCCTGCTGCACGGCCCGCCCGGAACGGGCAAGACGCTGATGGCGAAGGCCGTCGCCAACGAGATCGACGCCAGCTTCCACACGATCTCCGGGCCGGAGATCATGTCGAAGTACTACGGCGAATCGGAAGAACAGCTCCGCGAGATGTTCGAGGAGGCCGAGGAGAACGCCCCCGCGATCGTCTTCATCGACGAGATCGACTCGATCGCGCCTAAGCGCGGCGAGACCAGCGGCGACGTCGAACGCCGCGTGGTCGCCCAGCTTCTCTCGCTGATGGACGGCCTCGAGGAACGCGGGCAGGTCATCGTCATCGGCGCGACCAACCGGGTGGACGCGATCGACCCCGCGCTCCGCCGGGGTGGCCGCTTCGACCGCGAGATCGAGATCGGCGTCCCCGACAAGGAGGGCCGCCGCGAGATCCTGCAGGTCCACACGCGCGGGATGCCGCTCGCCGACGGCGTGGACCTCGAGCGCTACGCCGAGAACACCCACGGGTTCGTCGGCGCGGACATCGCCACCCTCGCCCGTGAGGCGGCGATGAACGCCCTTCGGAGGATCCGCCCGGAACTCGACCTCGAGAGCGAGGAGATCGACGCCGACGTCCTCGACGCGCTGCGCGTGACCGAGGAGGACTTCAAACAGGCGCGCAAGGGGATCGAACCCTCGGCGCTGCGCGAGGTGTTCGTCGAGGTGCCCGACACGAGTTGGGAGCAGGTCGGCGGCCTCGAGGACACCAAAGAGCGCCTCCGCGAGACGATCCAGTGGCCCCTCGAGTACCCCGAGGTGTTCGAGGCGATGGACCTCGACGCCGCGAAGGGCGTCCTGCTCTACGGCCCGCCGGGCACCGGGAAGACCCTGCTCGCGAAGGCCGTCGCCAACGAGGCCGAGTCGAACTTCATCTCGATCAAGGGCCCCGAACTGCTCAACAAGTTCGTGGGCGAGAGCGAGAAGGGGGTCCGCGAGGTCTTCAGCAAGGCCCGCGAGAACGCCCCGACGGTGATCTTCTTCGACGAGATCGACTCGATCGCGGGCGAGCGCGGCCGGCACTCGGGCGACTCGGGCGTCGGCGAGCGCATGGTCTCACAGCTGCTGACGGAACTCGACGGCCTCGAGGAACTCGAGGACGTCGTCGTGATCGCAACCACGAACCGCCCGGACCTGATCGATTCCGCCCTCCTGCGGCCGGGCCGCCTCGATCGCCACGTCCACGTGCCGGTGCCCGACGAGGCCGCACGCCGGGCGATCTTCGAGGTCCACACGCGCGAGAAGCCGCTCGCCGACGACGTGGACCTCGACGAACTGGCCGCCGAGACCGAGGGCTACGTCGGCGCGGACATCGAGGCGGTCAGCCGCGAGGCCTCGATGGCCGCGACCCGCGAGTTCATCACCAGCGTCGACCCCGAGGAGACGCTCGACAGCGTCGGCAACGTCCGGGTGAGCCGCGAACACTTCGAGCGGGCGCTCGAGGAGGTGAACCCGAGCGTCACCCCCGAGACCCGCGAGCGCTACGCCGAGATCGAGGAGCGCTTCGACCGGGGCGGCGCGGAACTCGAAGAACAGGAAGTCAGCCGCACCTTCCAGTAG
- the priS gene encoding DNA primase small subunit PriS encodes MEERTRAYLRGRFSDHYRRTTVTPPPAAGEREWGYIPWRAGGTTMIRHRSLLDLGEIGDFLARERPRHVYFSAGRYDDPGAGSMGEKGWRGSDLIFDLDADHLPGVIPGEDTYGEMLETCKGALYKLLDFLDDDFGFEELTVVFSGGRGYHVHVRDPGVQELERDARREIVDYVRGIGLDFEELITRETVAGLGRRTPAEKRTLDTRGGWSRRAHEHVVELVDDLADANDETAIDRLREFEGIGEGKAKAALKAMRENRAEIESGNVDVHPAFFSLARQVVAESVARDNAPIDEPVTTDTNRLIRLPGSLHGGSGLAVQRLSREKLDDFSPLIDAVPETFQNHEITVDLDEPRRVELGGLSRSLEAGTHTLPEYAGIFLMARGWAEKGRE; translated from the coding sequence ATGGAGGAGCGAACGCGCGCGTATCTCCGGGGGCGCTTCAGCGACCACTACCGCCGGACGACGGTGACGCCCCCGCCCGCCGCGGGCGAGCGCGAGTGGGGGTACATCCCGTGGCGGGCGGGCGGCACGACGATGATCCGCCACCGCTCGCTGCTCGACCTCGGCGAGATCGGCGACTTCCTCGCGCGCGAACGCCCCCGGCACGTCTACTTCTCGGCGGGCCGGTACGACGACCCGGGTGCCGGTTCGATGGGCGAGAAGGGCTGGCGCGGCTCCGACCTGATCTTCGACCTCGACGCCGACCACCTTCCCGGCGTCATCCCCGGCGAGGACACCTATGGAGAGATGCTCGAGACCTGCAAGGGGGCGCTCTACAAACTGCTCGACTTCCTCGACGACGACTTCGGCTTCGAGGAGCTGACGGTCGTCTTCTCGGGCGGGCGGGGCTATCACGTCCACGTCCGCGATCCGGGCGTCCAGGAGCTCGAACGCGACGCGCGACGCGAGATCGTCGACTACGTCCGCGGGATCGGGCTGGACTTCGAGGAGCTGATCACCCGCGAGACGGTCGCCGGTCTCGGCCGGCGAACCCCCGCCGAGAAGCGCACCCTCGACACCCGCGGCGGGTGGTCGAGACGCGCACACGAGCACGTCGTCGAACTCGTCGACGACCTCGCCGACGCGAACGACGAAACGGCCATCGACCGGCTCCGGGAGTTCGAGGGGATCGGCGAGGGGAAGGCGAAGGCGGCCCTGAAGGCGATGCGGGAGAACCGCGCTGAGATCGAGTCGGGCAACGTCGACGTCCATCCCGCCTTCTTCAGCCTCGCCCGGCAGGTCGTCGCCGAGAGCGTCGCCCGGGACAACGCGCCGATCGACGAGCCGGTCACGACCGACACGAACCGGCTGATTCGCCTGCCCGGGAGCCTCCACGGCGGCAGCGGTTTGGCGGTCCAGCGACTGAGCCGCGAGAAACTCGACGACTTCTCCCCGCTGATCGACGCGGTCCCCGAGACGTTCCAAAACCACGAGATCACGGTCGACCTCGACGAACCCCGACGGGTGGAACTGGGCGGGCTCTCGCGCTCTCTCGAAGCTGGAACGCACACGCTCCCCGAGTACGCGGGGATCTTCCTGATGGCCCGCGGGTGGGCCGAGAAGGGACGCGAATGA
- a CDS encoding N-acetyltransferase produces the protein MSVNVDLQVVGPGDDTHVETAWRLKEDIRLREDVLKQRRGFFTDAYRRSTVHLLFIDDRLVGFAATRRDGYLLFLAVDPEYRGEGFGERLIDLVAEKHRTVTCHARTTNEEALAFYDHLGFEIVRRIDNYYEDSGDSFYLKRGDTDGIAGRLSEYLRR, from the coding sequence GTGAGTGTCAACGTCGATCTGCAGGTCGTCGGGCCGGGCGACGATACCCACGTCGAGACCGCCTGGCGGCTGAAGGAGGACATTCGCCTCCGGGAGGACGTCCTCAAGCAACGGCGTGGTTTTTTCACCGACGCCTATCGCCGATCGACGGTTCACCTGCTCTTCATCGACGACCGGCTCGTCGGCTTCGCGGCGACGCGCCGCGACGGCTACCTCCTCTTTCTCGCCGTCGACCCCGAGTACCGCGGGGAGGGGTTCGGCGAACGACTGATCGATCTGGTCGCCGAGAAACACCGGACGGTGACGTGTCACGCCCGGACGACGAACGAAGAAGCGCTCGCCTTCTACGACCACCTCGGGTTCGAGATCGTCCGCCGGATCGACAACTACTACGAGGACTCGGGGGACTCCTTTTACCTCAAACGCGGCGACACCGACGGAATCGCCGGCCGGCTCTCGGAGTACCTCCGGCGCTGA
- a CDS encoding archease, with the protein MDTAFELRDHTADVAVAAEGATLEAVFGALGDGLAAAQCDSIPETGERFAFSITAESPEALLFDYLDELIYERDVRSVLPVGNEVRIDPEEWQLDASARGVPLDGIEAREVKAVTYSEMRLEEVEGGWEAYVVLDV; encoded by the coding sequence ATGGACACGGCGTTCGAACTGCGCGACCACACCGCCGACGTCGCCGTCGCCGCCGAGGGGGCCACGCTCGAGGCGGTCTTCGGCGCGCTCGGCGACGGTCTGGCGGCCGCCCAGTGCGATTCGATCCCCGAAACGGGCGAGCGATTCGCGTTCTCGATCACCGCCGAGAGCCCCGAGGCGCTGCTGTTCGACTACCTCGACGAACTCATCTACGAACGGGACGTCCGGTCGGTGCTCCCCGTCGGCAACGAGGTCCGGATCGATCCCGAGGAGTGGCAACTCGACGCGAGCGCGCGCGGCGTCCCCCTCGACGGGATCGAGGCCCGGGAGGTGAAGGCCGTCACCTACTCCGAGATGCGCCTCGAGGAGGTCGAGGGGGGCTGGGAGGCGTACGTCGTCCTAGACGTGTAG
- a CDS encoding cation:proton antiporter gives MAIELYDVGLVVIGLTLLGITVLQLVASERAISLPIFFVAFGAAVFLIPGIPAPDPLEQGLLVEHLAELGVIIALMALGLKIDRPPGLRRWAVTWRLLAITMPLSIAGAALLGWWLVGFLVPTAVLLGAVIAPTDPVLASEVQVKEPGEGGMDEEGSEPRFALSSEAGLNDGLAFPFTNLAIAIALVGLAPGNWLGEWLLVAVGYKIVVGTVAGVALGAVLARIIFAAAPETRIAQSVRGLEAIAGTLFAYGLTEVVGGYGFIAVFVAALTIRHYERDHEYNASLHQIAELAEQVLMALIMLFFGGAIVGGLLGPLTLEGTLAALAVVFLVRPLAGAIGLVGFDRPWGERGAIAFFGIRGIGSFYYLAHGLNEAAFADADLLWAVVGAIVLVSVVVHGVTATPVMKRLH, from the coding sequence GTGGCGATCGAACTGTACGACGTCGGGTTGGTCGTGATCGGACTCACGTTGCTGGGGATCACCGTGTTGCAACTCGTCGCCTCCGAGCGGGCGATCTCGTTGCCGATCTTCTTCGTCGCGTTCGGCGCGGCGGTCTTCTTGATCCCCGGTATCCCCGCTCCCGACCCGCTCGAACAGGGGCTGCTCGTCGAACACCTCGCCGAACTGGGGGTGATCATCGCGCTGATGGCCCTGGGCCTGAAGATCGATCGCCCACCCGGCCTTCGGCGGTGGGCCGTAACGTGGCGACTGCTCGCGATCACGATGCCGCTGTCGATCGCCGGAGCCGCGCTGCTGGGGTGGTGGCTCGTCGGCTTCCTCGTCCCGACGGCCGTGTTGCTTGGGGCGGTCATCGCGCCGACCGATCCCGTGCTCGCGAGCGAGGTGCAGGTCAAGGAACCCGGCGAGGGCGGCATGGACGAGGAGGGCTCCGAGCCACGGTTCGCGCTCTCCTCGGAGGCCGGGCTCAACGACGGGCTGGCCTTTCCCTTCACGAACCTGGCGATCGCGATCGCGCTCGTGGGCCTCGCCCCCGGAAACTGGCTCGGCGAGTGGCTGCTCGTCGCCGTGGGCTACAAGATCGTCGTCGGCACCGTCGCCGGGGTCGCACTCGGCGCGGTCCTCGCCCGGATAATCTTCGCGGCCGCACCCGAGACGCGGATCGCCCAGTCGGTCCGGGGCCTCGAAGCGATCGCTGGAACGCTGTTCGCCTACGGACTGACCGAGGTCGTCGGGGGCTACGGCTTCATCGCGGTGTTCGTCGCTGCGCTCACGATCCGCCACTACGAGCGGGACCACGAGTACAACGCGTCGCTCCACCAGATCGCCGAACTCGCGGAGCAGGTGCTGATGGCGCTGATCATGCTCTTTTTCGGCGGGGCGATCGTCGGCGGACTGCTCGGCCCGCTCACACTCGAAGGGACGCTCGCGGCGCTCGCGGTCGTCTTCCTCGTCCGCCCGCTCGCGGGCGCGATCGGACTCGTCGGCTTCGACCGCCCGTGGGGCGAGCGGGGCGCGATCGCGTTCTTCGGGATCCGTGGGATCGGCTCGTTCTACTACCTCGCCCACGGCCTGAACGAGGCCGCGTTCGCCGACGCCGACCTGCTGTGGGCGGTCGTCGGCGCGATCGTTCTCGTCTCGGTCGTCGTCCACGGCGTGACGGCGACGCCGGTGATGAAGCGCCTTCACTGA